ACGCTGTCCGCCCTCATCACCGTGTAGATGATGGCCCCGCACATCACGAACAGACCTGGGGAGAACATCGATGACGTCATTGCAAGTCATGGCTTAAAAAATGATAAATACAACacgccaaaatttaaaactgaacaaagccgcgggccaaagttgaacaaattaaccttttaatagggacgcaAATgagttttgcgttgaatattgagcaagcaaggcttatataagtttatagtgacatgcaaaatccagtttcaaataataataataaaaaaatatcaatggaatatcaaatacaattttaataattaaagctgctTTGGTCaggtccgctttggctgctgcccccgcgactcaagccctggtcgtagtcagacctacatagaagttttaatttcatgtctctaagacattcctaacagaagttataagcagttttgtttgtgttttttcctaaggggcgctagagcgtaattttgatttccggggtttggtttttttattacatggcaattttcgccagtcctaatgtgtgtgtaaaatttggtgagttttgaagcatgttaagggggtgaaattacagattggcgtttctggatgttgttgataaatggctttcgctttgcatacttgagctttaacttgcactttgaagcattttaagggggtcaaattacagctcaaagaggcaaaaattaaattttttaggaaactttgcgcaggggttctttgaaggcgcataaaatcaaaaccggagcagtagtcaaaactctttcgataactttAATCAGatgggttcaaactctctcctgtgcaagtttgaagccgaaacgacaaacaagctcagaggagataacgtttgaaaaaaggtgacgggtgtttacaaaacttttattttgaaggggtaatttttaacttcctgttgatttttgctgaaggatgtcaattattaaaatgtaggtctaagtaaaacctacatggaggtttttgtttcaggtctctcTGACactcctaccagaagttacaagcagttttgtctgttttttctgtgttttattcaaaaattgcgctagagcgcatttttgagttttggggtttgtttttttaattagatcgcaattttcgccagtcctgatgtgtgtgccaagtttggtgagttttgaagcattataagggggtcaaattacagctcaaagaggccaaaattgcattttttgcgaaaattttgctttgaatgggtttttgcaaaatttctgttgatttatgccctagaaagtaaaataatgaaatctaggtctaagtcagccctacatagaggtttttgtttcatgtctctacgacattgctaacggaagttacaagcagtctgtagtttgtttcttcctaggaggcgctagcgcgcaattttgatttttggggtttggttgcttaataagttgggaaagttttccataccgacgtgtgtgtcaaatttggtgagttttgaagcatgttaagggggtcaaattagggtgcgaaggtgcggaataataacaataaagaataataataataataataaaaccttacagtttcaatagggtcctttgacccattgcaaaaggattcctttgggagtccttttgcaatgggcctggcggaccctaaaaatggaatgcctcttttctatttgcagcgttCTGTGgtaaacatcaaaatattttttttccacaggctaataataaaattgaaaataaaatgataataatgactgaatcaaacactgaagccttgaagtagcaagagaatgtgcatgaataaaaagttcattactgctcagtttgctgcACTAATTTGCTATAACAcataacttaacagtgcaaaatcaactttcaaaaaacaaaacaaaaatcatcaatggtatattaaatacaatttgatctcccgaaatgtgtttgtcattcttgtttggtgtgggtgcacagtgtggcgcatatttgtaacagtgttaaagttgttttcatacgaccaccctcagtgtgacctgtatagctgttgaccaagtatgctttgcattcacttgtgtgtgtgtgtgtgtgtgtgtgtgtaaaagccgcaaatattaatgtgactgggttcggcacgctgtttgtacggaggaaaagcagaagtgatgacaggttgtaaggaacgctaaagggagtgccttaaaggcacgcccccaatattgttgtccgggtggaatttggtagaaattatatatatatatatatatatatatatatatatatatgtacacacatatatatatatacacacatatatatatatatacagtatatatatatatatacacatgtatatatatatatatatatatatatatatacacatgtatatatatatatatatatatatatatatatatatatacatgtatatatatatatatatatacacatgtatatatatatatatatatatatatatatatatatatacacatgtatatatatatatatatacacatgtatatatatgtatatatacatgtatatatacacatacatacatacatacatacatacatacacatatatatatatatatatatatatattgtattcatttcaatgtaaaattattatCAACTATTATTATTTGTTGTTTTAGTCTTTATCATAGTCATGCTTAACTTATTAACCCAATACTTTTAAAATAATGAATGTAACATTCATTATAGAaattatttttggggaaaaatacatatatatttttaatatttgtattcgttttatttatttttattatcaactATTATTATTTGTCGTTTTAGTCTTTACCATAGTCATGCTTAACTTATTTACCCAATACTTTTAAAATAATGACTGTTACATTCATTAtagaatttaatttaaaaaaaaaaaatatatatatatatatatatatattaaaaaaaaaacgttcgtatttattttaatgtatagtTATTTGTTGTTTTAGTCTTTACCATGGTCATGCTTAACTTATTAACCCAAAACTTTTGAAATAATGACTTTAACATTCAGTAtagaatttaatttaaaaaaatatatatatatatttttaaatatttttatttggtttatttattttaatgtatgatTATTATTTGTTGTTTTAGTCTTCACTATCGTCATGCTTAACTGAATAACCCAATACTTTTAAAAGAATGACTGTAACAATTATAGAATTTAATTttcaaatatatgtaaatattttaagataattttatttgtaaaagaatGAATGTAACAttcattaaataatttttttttaaatatatattttttatatttttgttttatatattttaatgtataattatTATCAACTATTATTATTAGCTGTTTTAGTCTTTACCATCGGCATGCTTAACTTACTAACCCAATACTTTTAAAATAATGACTGTTACATTCATTATAGAAATTAATTtttaaaactatatattttttttaatatttgtatttgttttattgtataattattatttgttttttagtcTTCACCATCGTCATGCTTAACTTATTAACCCAATACTcgtaaaacaaaataatttaacATTCATTATATAAATAATTTCTTTTTAAAGTATATACTTTTTAaagattatttgttttatttattttaatgtatagtTATTATTTGTTGTTTTAGTCTTTACCATCGTCATGCTTAACTTATTAACCCAatacttttgaaaaaaataaatgtaacattcattatacaattttttttaaatatatttttattcgttacattttatagatttttatagtttttttttttagattgtgcCCATGTGCTCAAAACTATGGTCTTATAATATGTTTTTTAatagtattataattttttattattatgctatGTATTTTATGAATATGTAATATTCAGACTATTTATTAAAACGATTACTATTAAGTAATATTATTTTTTGCGCgtactttatttattaatatGTAATTTATTACTTttcattttgtagtttttttattGATGACTTGTTATATCTCATGAAATTACTTTACAATGATATTTAGTCATACAATATACATTAATTTTATTCTCATTTGTATACATTTATTAGTAactattatattattttttatgtttttttaagtcTGTCACATTTCACAGATTACTGTTATTTTAGTCAGTACTGATGTACTCAAAATAATAAGTATTGATGAAAATATTCCTTatttatgtgttgttgttttttaaacattttctatttctaattacaaaaaaatatattattcattattctttagTCTTTACCAATATTATACTTTTTATTATCTATTTTacggtatttattttattcataacaaattatgaattatttagtattaatatttattgtgcttactttgttttttttatcaaatataGTTTATTCCTTTACATTGTTTCCatgtattattgtattttattaatatgcagtatttatacaatttattaaaacgATTATTAATAAGTATTGTTATTTActactttatttttattgaagACTTGTTATATCTCATGAAATTACTTTACAATATTATTTACTCATTTAATATACattattgttattcttatttgtatacatttttgtttatAGTTACGGCTATGAGTAACTACCATAGTATTTGCCAACATCTAACTGAAATTATCAAGTTAATAACTTAATAACTTAATGATCTTaaatgcatgaatattaaattcattgtacaaattaaatattttttatatttttttaagactgtccCATTTTACAGATTACTGTTATTTTAGTCAGTACTGATGTACTCAAAATGAtaataattattgataaaaatatttttccttatttatgttaattttgaaaaaaaaatatttttttttctaattacaaaaaaatatagtatttgttgttatttagtCTTAGCCAATATCataccttttttatatatattttacggTATTTCTTTCATTCATAACAAATTATGAATTATTTAGCACTAATGTTTATCGTGCTTACTTTATTTTTATCAAATAATGTCTCCAtgtattattgtattttaataataTGCCATATTTAAACTATTTATCAAAACGATTACTAttaagtattattatttatttcttaatATGTCATTTACtactttaaatgtttacctattatttttattacattatgTTTATTCTTATtggtatatatttgtttatagtTATGAGTAACTATTATAATTCATTATAATTAATTTATTAACTTAAAAATCTTAAATGCATGAGTATTAAATTCATTGTACATATGAAATATTCTTAATGTTTTTTAAGACTTTATCACATTTtaccgccgtgtggcggggctctcccttagagatagggtgagaagctctgccatccgggaggaactcaacgtaaagccgctgctcctccacatcgagaggagccagatgaggtggttcgggcatctggtcaggatgccacccgaacgcctccctagggatgtgtttagggcacgtccagctggtaggaggccacggggaagacccaggaaccgttggaaagactatgtctcccggctggcctgggaacgcctcgggatcccccgggaagagctagacgaagtggctggagatagggaagtctgggcttccctgcttaggctgctgcccccgcgacccgacctcggataagcggaagatgatggatggatggatggatcacattttactgttattttattCAGTACTCATTcactcaaaataataataataattattaattaaaatattgtTACTTATTTATGGGTTTGttgtcttctttctttttttattttggtttatttcgaacatgaacacacttccAGCATAATACATCCcacaatttcatataatttctgtttacatcatgtccgaaaaggagtaggaagaagcaaagcttagtTAAACCTactcctttcccacttcagagcgtttacaaatataaacatccatttactgacctttttagagtaaaatggcatccgtgaatgagtaacacaacagttttgtaatatgaaATTAGTTAAGtcaatcatatatttttttaaatcaattttttatgtctatttacaaaaaatatataattcgtTGTTATTTAGTCTTTAACaattttatacttttttattatattattacaataatataaggtatttattttattcataacaAATCATAATTTAGTATTACTATTTAttgtgcttattttattttttttcattattttttccaTGTGTTATTGTCATTAAAGATAAATTATTATTAGTCATTTTAGCTATTTATCTATTCTCTATACactttaataataattattgacTGTTTCGGCTCACTCAGGCTTAGTACGGTGTCCTTAaagcaggcgtgtccaaagtccggcccgagggccatttgtggcccccagctaatttgttaatggcccccggcccattctaaaaaaatactataataaaaatttcAAACATAAAAGAgggtaataaaagagtaaacagtgacatgtaacaagaaaaagttgcaatgttgacactaataacacaaagacctgctgaaggctccaattacttcactggaaacaatttcacttttaaatattttggggggataatattgcatattttgtgcaaaacaaagttttctttcacaaaaagggcataaaacaaacacaaaagtatgaaaaaaaattataacatcTTATAAttaagagatctacagacttaagcgttaaaagtaaaaaaatataaatatacatttggcttattttcaacacttattatttttttattgttatgaattattgacctatttagggttccaattacttcatgtcaaatattccactttgaaatgttttgggggaaaattttgcatagtttgtgtgtttgctatataaataagggttttgacataaagggaataaacattaacaaaattttaaaaaatgttataaagACAAACAGACGTGAAGTTGATCTCAAaattcaagcgttaaatgaaaaaaaagataatttatgacttatttctaacatttttatgactgacacCCTTCTggagaccggggaccaaacttgaggaaagccataaaggtaaaaaaacaacaactattgtattgcttttaaaaaagaaaaatatcaaatggGCCCCCGCCTACttagatttttcagtctgcggccctcattggaaaaagtttggacacccctgccttaaagggtCCACAAATGAGGCATCTAAGTCAAGCAATTCATTATAAAAATGTAAATTGTGTAAATAAGATGTCAATCGGACATTACCACCGTGCACCGATGACTCGTCTACAACGCGGAGGTCAACTTAGTGTCAACCCCGCCCTGCCTATGTGGGTGGGGGGGTTGGCTCCGCCCCCTTTTCAAACCCACACTCAACAAACGGCGGCACGTGTGGCGTGAAAATTGCGGGGCGTGAGCAAACTCACTGGCCAAGATCTGGAAGATGGCGGTGAAGAAGAAGCGTCCGCCCTTCACCAGTCTGAACAGCTGGAACACGAAAGCGATGAGGGAGAAGAAGCAGAAGAGCACGGCCAGGATCATGAGGGCCTGCACCGCCTGGATCCAATCTGTAAACAATGGCGTGACgcacattaaataataataaacacgtGTTTAAAATCTCCATTTTCAACGGCGTGCTCGACTAACCTTCGTTGCTGGCCGGGCTGCACTGATAGCCTCCATTGCTGGTCAAGCAGTTGTACCACAGATCTGTGCTTGTGTCGCCACCTACAGACCAGGCCtggtaaacacaacaacaaacaGCGTTTAGTAGGGGTggcaaacgtacggcccgcagaACAGGTTTTATCAGAGTTTGAACCTGAAATTTTAGAATGAaacaaactgctgttctaaatgtgtccactggatgtcgccatAGCACATATTTGTATCATTggagatcaggggtgtccaaagtgtggctaaTTGCTTAcaggcccgccacacattctggaaatgatattgcaaaaatgtttaaaaacatttttttaaaagtggaatgatgtgaaatttaacgagaaaaagttgcaatcttGACCCAAAGCTGCCTTGCAGCAGTGTTAagtttgttgacgaaaaattgtccttttttttcccggctaaaacgagacaataactaaataaaaaataatttacgtggacttggagaaggcattcgaccgtgtccctcgggaagtcctgtggggagtgcttagagagtatgggatatcggactgtcttattatggcagtccgatccctgtatgatcagtgtcagagcttggtccgcattgctggaagtaagtcggacacatttccagtgagggttggactccgccaaggttgccctttgtcaccgattctgttcataacttttatggacagaatttctaggcgcagtcaaggcgttccggtttggtggccgcgggattaggtctctgctttttgcagacgatgtggtcttgttggcttcatctggccgggatcttcagctctcactggatcggttcgcagccgagtgtgaagcgaccggaatgagaatcagcacctccaagtccgagtccatggttcttgcccggaaaagggtggaatgccatctccgggttggggaggagaccctgccccaagtggaggagttcaagtacctaggagtcttgttcacgagtgggggaagagtggataatgagatcgacaggcggatcggtgcggcgtcttcagtaatgcggacgttgtaccgatctgttgtggtgaagaaggagctgagccggaaggcaaagctcttaatttaccggtcgatctacgttcccatcctcacctatggtcatgagctttgggtcatgaccgaaaggataagatcacgggtacaagcggccgaaatgagtttcctccgccgtgtggcggggctctcccttagagatagggtgagaagctctgtcatccgggaggaactcaaagtaaagccgctgctcctccacatcgagaggagccagatgaggtggttcgggcatctggtcaggatgccacccgaacgcctcccgagggaggtgtttagggcacgtccaaccggtaggaggccacggggaagacccaggacacgttgggaagactatgtctcccggctggcctgggaacgcctcgggatccccagggaagagctagacgaagtggctggggagagggaagtctgggcttccctgcttaggctgctgcccccgcgacccgacctcggataagcagaagaagatggatggatggatggatggatggatggactaagacgatgacgaggtgtattgacatattcgtca
The DNA window shown above is from Nerophis ophidion isolate RoL-2023_Sa linkage group LG23, RoL_Noph_v1.0, whole genome shotgun sequence and carries:
- the LOC133541465 gene encoding peripheral myelin protein 22-like, with the translated sequence MLLILLGVLLLHIIILILLIVSTAASAWSVGGDTSTDLWYNCLTSNGGYQCSPASNEDWIQAVQALMILAVLFCFFSLIAFVFQLFRLVKGGRFFFTAIFQILASLFVMCGAIIYTVMRADSVAGLEFGYAYVLAWVAFPLCLISGLIYIVLRKKE